GGCCGACGGCCCGCTCCACCGCCGCAACCAGGACTCGACCGTGCGGCGCTCCATGCGCTCACCGGAGCGGATGCGGGAGCCGAGCACGATCGTGCCGCCCATCCTCAGCTTGTCGAGCAGCGACAGGCCGGGGAGCTTCAGGAAGTCGACCGGACCCGAGAACGGGCGGATGACCCCGTCGGGCCCGTAGTAGCCGTTCTTCGTCTCGACCCATCGGATCTCGTCGTCGAGGATGCCGGCGGCCTCGTACATGGCGCGCGTGCGGGCGTCGGAGAGGAGCGTGACGTGGTAGTGGCGGTCCCAGGTGACCTCGCCGATCCGCCAGGGGGAGGCGAGCCCTCCCAGCTCCGGGGCCGCCTCGTACAGGGTGACGTCGTGCCCGTCACGCCTCAGCCGGAGCGCCAGGGTCATCCCCAGCACGCCTCCGCCTACGACCGCACACCTCATGTCTCGCTCCTCGGAACCGCGCGGGTCGTACGCTACTGTTCGTCGACCGGTGCCAGCGGGAGATGAGCGGAACGGCGTGGAGATGACGTGGTTGGCCGATCCCTCCGCCATCGTCGAGGACGGCGCGGTCGTCGGTGACGGCACCCGGATCTGGCACCACGCCCACGTCCGCAGCGGCGCCCGCATCGGGGCCGGCTGCAGCCTCGGCAAGAACGTCTACGTCGACGCGGGCGTGCGACTCGGCGACGGGGTGAAGGTCCAGAACAACGTCAGCATCTACCGCGGCGTCGACATCGGCGACGAGGTGTTCCTCGGCCCGTCCTGCGTCTTCACCAACGACCTCCTCCCCCGGGCGGGCAACGACGACTTCCGGGTCGTGCCCACCACGGTGCGCCGGGGCGCGTCGATCGGCGCCAACGTCACCATCGTCTGCGGGACCACGCTCGGCGAGTGGTCGATGGTCGCCGCCGGGTCCGTGGTGACCCGCGACGTCGCCCCCCACCAGCTGGTGCTCGGCAACCCCGCCCGCCACCACGGCTGGGTGTGCCGGCGGGGCCACGTGGTCTCCCGAGCTGCCGAACCGCCCCCCGACCCCGACCGCTGCCCGGCCTGCGAGGAGCCCGCCCCGTGATCCCCATCACCGTCGTCCGCTGCGAGGAGGAGGAGCTCGCCCTCGTCGAGGAGGTCATCCGCTCGGGGATGCTCGCCCAGGGGCCGATGGTCGAGCGCTTCGAGGCCGCCTGCCGGGAGATGACCGGTGCCGCGCACGCCGTCGCCGTCAACAGCGGGACGACGGCGCTGGTCGTGGCCCTCGAGGCGCTCCGCCTCGCGCCGGGCTCCGAGGTCGTCACCTCCCCGTTCACGTTCGTGGCCACGCTGAACGCCATCCTCGAAGCCGGCGCGACGGCACGCTTCGCCGACATCTCCGAGGACGACTTCAACCTCGACCCGACCCGGCTCGACGGCGTCGTCGGCGACGCCACCGCCGCGATCATGCCGGTGCACCTCTACGGCCAGGCCGCCGACATGGACCCGATCGTCCGCATCGCCACGGAGTCCGGGGCGACGGTCGTCGAGGATGCGGCGCAGGCGCACGGCGCCACCTACGGGGGGCGCCCGGTCGGCACCTACGGCCTGGCCACGTTCAGCTTCTACGCGACCAAGAACCTGCAGTGCGGGGAGGGCGGCGTGGTCACCACCGACGACGACGAGCTCGCGGACCGGATGCGGGTCCTCCGCAACCAGGGCATGCGGGACCGGTACCAGTACGAGGTCCCGGGCCACAACTACCGCCTGTCGGACCTCGCCGCCGCCGTCGCCGTGCCGCAGTTCGCACGGCTCGACGCCGTCGTGGCGGCACGGTCCGCGAACGCCGCCTACTACGGGGAGGCGCTGGCGGGCATCGAGGGGCTCGTCACGCCGACGGTCCGACCGGGCCGCCGTCACGTGTGGCACCAGTACACGGTGCGCATCGCCCCCGACGCCCGGCTCGGGCGCGACGAGCTGGTCGACGCCCTCGTCGCCGCCGGGGTCGGCGCCGGCGTCTACTACCCGGGGGCCGTCTACGACCACGACTGCTTCCGCGCCGACCCGCGCGTCCGGATCGACGGCGGCTGCCCGGTGGCCGAACGGGTGGCGACCGAGGTCGTCAGCCTTCCCGTGCACCAGCACCTGACCGACGCCGATCGCGAGCAGGTGGCCGACACGGTCCGCCGGCTGCTCACCTGACCACCCGCCTCGAGGAGGAACCCGTGGAACCGTCCGTCGCCGTCGTCTTCGGTACGCGCCCGGAGATGATCAAGCTGGCGCCGATCGTGCGGGCGCTCGGTCCCCGCGCCCGGGTCGTGCACACGGGGCAGCACTTCGACGACAGCATGAGCCGGACCTTCCTCGACCAGCTCCGCATCGGTGACCCCGACCACCACCTGGAGGTCGGCGGCCTGACGCGCGGCGCCCAGATCGGCCACGCGACCGTCGCCATCGAGCACCTCCTGCTCGAGACGCGCCCCGACGTCGTCGTCGTGCAGGGCGACACGAACTCGGGCCTCGCCGGCGCGCTGGCGGCCAACGCGGCAGAGATCCCGATCGTGCACCTCGAGGCCGGGCTCCGGAGCTTCGACCGGGCCATGCCCGAGGAGCACAACCGGGTGCTGATCGACGCCCTCGCCGACCGCTGCCTCGCGCCCCACGAGACCAACGCCCGGCTGCTCGAGGCCGAGGGCATCGCGGCGGACCGCATCCGGGTCACCGGGAGCACGTTGCGGGACGCCCTCGTCGACATGCTGCCGGGCGACGACGCCCGCGCCGCGCTGCGGGACGACCTCGGCGTCGAGGCCGACCGCTACGTGCTCGCCACGGTCCACCGCGCCGAGAACGCCGACTCCGAGGACAAGCTCCGCACGATCCTCACCCAGCTGGGCGACCTCGAGCTCCCGGTCGTCCTTCCGCTCCACCCGCGCACGCGGGCGCGTGCCGCGGAGTTCGACCTGGGTGGCCTGCTCGACCGGCTGACCGTGGTCGAGCCGCTCGGCTACCGCGAGTTCATCGGGTTGGCCGCCGACTGCGCCCTGATGGTGAGCGACTCGGGTGGCGTCCAGGAGGAGGCGACGATCGTCAAGCGTCCCGTGGTCATCGTCCGCAACTCGACCGAGCGGCCGGAGATCCTCGGCACGTTCGCCCACCTGGTCCCCGTCGGCCCCGGCATCGGCGACACCGCCCGCGAGCTGCTCACCGACGTCGCCGCGACCCACGCGGCGCTGGCGGCGCTGCCGTACCCCTACGGCGACGACGCCACGGCGCGCTGCGTCGCGGCGATCGCCGAGCTCGTCGGCGGACGCTGACGTCGCGCCGACGGCCGACCGGCGCAAGGGCAGCTGTGGCATGCTGGGACCACGGTTGCCCACAGGCGCGAGGGACCGATGACGCAGCACGCGGACGCAGGCGACGACGGTGGCGACCGAGGTAGGGGACTCGACCCCACCGACCCGGTCGCGTTCCGGACGGCGCTCGGCAACTTCGCCTCCGGCGTCACCGCCGTCTGCGCCCTCGATGGCGCGGGCCGACCCATCGGTCTCACGGTCAGCTCCTTCGCCTCGGCATCGCTCGACCCACCGCTCGTGTCCTTCTGCGTGAACCGCGGCTCGTGGACGTGGACCCAGGTCCGGTCCTCCCGGCGCTTCGCGGTGAGCGTCCTGTCCGAGGCGCACGGCTCGATCTGTCGGCAGCTGGCGCGACCCGGGGACGACCGCTTCGCAGGGGTGGCGTGGTCGCCAGCCCCGTCCGGCGCACCGGTCGTGGACGACGCGCTCGCGTGGTTCGACTGCACGATCGCCGGCGAGCACGAGGCGGGCGACCACGACCTCGTCGTCGCCGAGGTGCGGGCGATGGACGTCGCCACCCGGCCCGGGGACCCGCTCATCTTCTTCCGCAGCCAGCTCCGAGGCCTGTGACGCCCCTCGTCGTCGCGGCCTAGCATCCTGCGCGTGACAGCTGAGGTCGAAGCCACCGACGACCGGGCGGGGTACGAGCGGTACGTCCCCGCACCTCGTGGAGCGTTCCTGCGCCGGCGAACGGGGGGCGACGCCCCCCCGCGCATCGCGCGCGGCTGGCGCACCGTCGCGCGACGTCCTCGAGGGCGGGGCGCACCGCTCCGGCTCGAGAGTGTGCCCTGCGACCTGTGCGGGCCGACCATCGTCGAACCGCTCGCTGTCGGCGAGGACTTCGAGTACTGGACCAGCCCCGACGCGTTCCTGGCGGTGCGCTGCACGACCTGCGGGCTCGTGTACCTCGACCCCCGCCCCACGGTGGAGGAGCTCGACCGGATCTACCCCCCGGAGTACCACGCCTTCGACTTCTCCGAGGAGCGGTTCGGCCTCGTCTACAAGGTACGGGAGCGACTGGAGGCTCGTCGGGTGCTCCGGTGGGCCGGTGGCCTCTCCGACGACGCCGTCATCCTCGACGTCGGGTGCGGCGACGGCTTCCACCTCGACCTGCTCCGGCGCTACGGCCGTGGGACCTGGACGGTGCAGGGCGTCGAGCCTGATGCACGTGCCGCCTCCGCGGCCCGCGCACGGGGCCTCGTCGTCCACGACACCGTGCTCGCCGACGCCGACATCGACCCGGGGTCGGTCGACCTCGCCTTCCTCATCCAGACGATCGAGCACGTGCCGTCGCCCGTCGAGCTCCTCCAGCAGGTGCACGACGTGCTGGCACCGGGCGGTCGCCTGGTCGTGGTCACCGACAACGTGGGGTCGCCCGACTTCCGCATCTTCCGCTCCCGCCACTGGGGCGGGTACCACTTCCCCCGCCACTGGCACCTCTACGACCGCACCACCCTCGCGGCCACCGCGGAGGCGGGCGGGCTCGAGGTCGAGTCCATCGGCACCGTCGTCAGCCCGGTGAACTGGGTCTACTCGCTGCGGAACATGCTGGTGGACCTGCGCGCGCCGGAGTGGGCGATCCGGCCGCTCAGCCTCGAGGGCTCCGTCGCCCTGGCCGCGGGGACCGTGCTCGACAGCGCGTTCCAGCTCGCGGGCCGCGGCGCGCTGCTGCGAGGTGTGTTCCGCCGCCCCGGCAGCTGATCAGACCGTGACGGCGGCGTCGTTCGACTCGGCCCAGTCGTGGACCCGCCGCAGGGTGCGCCAGTAGACGTCCTCCATGAGGATGTGGGCGAACTCGCCGTTGCGCCCGATCGACAGGAGCCCGTCGATGCCCGTGCTCTCGGTGAACTCCTTGCGACGCTCCTCGTACTCCCGGAGGTATACGGGGTACGCGATCGGCGTGCGCACGACGCGCGTGCCGAGATGACGGCCGCGGATGTCGGGGACGATCTCCTCGAGCGCCGTCAGGCACCGGTGGGCGAGGGCGTCCTCGTCGGCGGTCCAGACCTCGTCGCCGACCTCGCAGCCGATGTCGCAGGTCACGATGGTCTTCCCCGCCGGAGCCTGGAGCGGCATCGACAGCGGCGCCTCGGTGAGGCGGAAGAAGGGGAAGTGCTCCTCGGGCGTCCAGACGACCACCTCCGGCAGCAGGCCCCGCCCGTCGAGGAAGAGGTTGACGAACGTCATGGGCCGGTAGCGGAAGCCGGCCAGGTCGTCGAGGCGGTCTGTGCCGCTCACGATCTTCGGGAGGATGTGCACCGGCGCGGTGCTGACCACGAGGTCGGCCTCGATCTCGGCGTCGCCGGCGCGCACCCCTACCACGGTGTCGCCGTCGGTCGCGATGCCCTGGACCGGGGTACTGAGGTGCAACTCGGCCTCCGATGCCGCGAGCAGCGCCTCGCAGATCGCGACGACGCCGTCCTCGGGGTACACGTGGAAGACGCCGGCCGCTTCGGGCGCCTCGTGGCTGTAGCCGAGCGAGACCGCTCGCCGGGTCAGCCTGGACGCCGCACGGAGGAACAGCGTGTGGGGGATGCTCGACGGGATGTTCCCGCCGACCGACGCCGCGAGCTCGTCGGCCGTCGCACCGGACCACGCCTCGACGAGCGGGATCGCGATCTCCTCGGCGAGACGATCGCCGTAGGCGCCGCGGAACCACTCCCGGGCGGTGCGCGGCTCACGACCGCCACCGCCGAGCACGGCTCGGGCCGCAGGGAACGCGTAGCGCGGGTCGACCATCAGCCCGAGGGGGTACTGGTAGGAGCGCCCACGGATCCACACCGCCTCGCCGTACTGCGCCACCGTGCGGCACTCGGCGCCGACGCCGACGGCAGCGGCGAGGCGGTTGGTGATGAAGTGCACGCCGACGTCGTAGGAGAAGCCGCGCTCGTCCCGCTCGGAGGCGGCGAGCCCCGCGATGCGGGAACTGGCCTCGAACACCTCGCACTCGACGCCGCGCCGGGTGAGCTCGCGCGCCGCGA
This portion of the Actinomarinicola tropica genome encodes:
- a CDS encoding acyltransferase, with the translated sequence MTWLADPSAIVEDGAVVGDGTRIWHHAHVRSGARIGAGCSLGKNVYVDAGVRLGDGVKVQNNVSIYRGVDIGDEVFLGPSCVFTNDLLPRAGNDDFRVVPTTVRRGASIGANVTIVCGTTLGEWSMVAAGSVVTRDVAPHQLVLGNPARHHGWVCRRGHVVSRAAEPPPDPDRCPACEEPAP
- a CDS encoding DegT/DnrJ/EryC1/StrS family aminotransferase; protein product: MIPITVVRCEEEELALVEEVIRSGMLAQGPMVERFEAACREMTGAAHAVAVNSGTTALVVALEALRLAPGSEVVTSPFTFVATLNAILEAGATARFADISEDDFNLDPTRLDGVVGDATAAIMPVHLYGQAADMDPIVRIATESGATVVEDAAQAHGATYGGRPVGTYGLATFSFYATKNLQCGEGGVVTTDDDELADRMRVLRNQGMRDRYQYEVPGHNYRLSDLAAAVAVPQFARLDAVVAARSANAAYYGEALAGIEGLVTPTVRPGRRHVWHQYTVRIAPDARLGRDELVDALVAAGVGAGVYYPGAVYDHDCFRADPRVRIDGGCPVAERVATEVVSLPVHQHLTDADREQVADTVRRLLT
- the wecB gene encoding non-hydrolyzing UDP-N-acetylglucosamine 2-epimerase; the protein is MEPSVAVVFGTRPEMIKLAPIVRALGPRARVVHTGQHFDDSMSRTFLDQLRIGDPDHHLEVGGLTRGAQIGHATVAIEHLLLETRPDVVVVQGDTNSGLAGALAANAAEIPIVHLEAGLRSFDRAMPEEHNRVLIDALADRCLAPHETNARLLEAEGIAADRIRVTGSTLRDALVDMLPGDDARAALRDDLGVEADRYVLATVHRAENADSEDKLRTILTQLGDLELPVVLPLHPRTRARAAEFDLGGLLDRLTVVEPLGYREFIGLAADCALMVSDSGGVQEEATIVKRPVVIVRNSTERPEILGTFAHLVPVGPGIGDTARELLTDVAATHAALAALPYPYGDDATARCVAAIAELVGGR
- a CDS encoding flavin reductase family protein, whose protein sequence is MTQHADAGDDGGDRGRGLDPTDPVAFRTALGNFASGVTAVCALDGAGRPIGLTVSSFASASLDPPLVSFCVNRGSWTWTQVRSSRRFAVSVLSEAHGSICRQLARPGDDRFAGVAWSPAPSGAPVVDDALAWFDCTIAGEHEAGDHDLVVAEVRAMDVATRPGDPLIFFRSQLRGL
- a CDS encoding class I SAM-dependent methyltransferase translates to MTAEVEATDDRAGYERYVPAPRGAFLRRRTGGDAPPRIARGWRTVARRPRGRGAPLRLESVPCDLCGPTIVEPLAVGEDFEYWTSPDAFLAVRCTTCGLVYLDPRPTVEELDRIYPPEYHAFDFSEERFGLVYKVRERLEARRVLRWAGGLSDDAVILDVGCGDGFHLDLLRRYGRGTWTVQGVEPDARAASAARARGLVVHDTVLADADIDPGSVDLAFLIQTIEHVPSPVELLQQVHDVLAPGGRLVVVTDNVGSPDFRIFRSRHWGGYHFPRHWHLYDRTTLAATAEAGGLEVESIGTVVSPVNWVYSLRNMLVDLRAPEWAIRPLSLEGSVALAAGTVLDSAFQLAGRGALLRGVFRRPGS
- a CDS encoding protoporphyrinogen/coproporphyrinogen oxidase, with translation MRHKAVVVGAGLAGLVAARELTRRGVECEVFEASSRIAGLAASERDERGFSYDVGVHFITNRLAAAVGVGAECRTVAQYGEAVWIRGRSYQYPLGLMVDPRYAFPAARAVLGGGGREPRTAREWFRGAYGDRLAEEIAIPLVEAWSGATADELAASVGGNIPSSIPHTLFLRAASRLTRRAVSLGYSHEAPEAAGVFHVYPEDGVVAICEALLAASEAELHLSTPVQGIATDGDTVVGVRAGDAEIEADLVVSTAPVHILPKIVSGTDRLDDLAGFRYRPMTFVNLFLDGRGLLPEVVVWTPEEHFPFFRLTEAPLSMPLQAPAGKTIVTCDIGCEVGDEVWTADEDALAHRCLTALEEIVPDIRGRHLGTRVVRTPIAYPVYLREYEERRKEFTESTGIDGLLSIGRNGEFAHILMEDVYWRTLRRVHDWAESNDAAVTV